The Setaria viridis chromosome 2, Setaria_viridis_v4.0, whole genome shotgun sequence DNA window CACAGCGTAGTGGTAGGCTGCTATTAGTAGCTTTCAAACCTACCAGGCTACCACGAGGCTGACACCAGGCACAGGCACGGCCGCCGCAGCACGACCGCAGGTATGGACTTGGAAGCCCGCAAccactcgccgccggcgcgcagcAAGTCGACGACGATGCGGCGCCTCCTGATGGCGCTCAACTGCGTGCTGCTCGGCGTGGGCATAACGGGCGGGCAGCTCCTCAGCCGCCTCTACTACAACAACGGTGGCCACCGGCAGTGGCTCTCCGCGTGGCTCCAGACCGCCGGCTGGCCACTGCTGCTGATCCCGGTGGCGGGCTCCTACGccagccgccgcgcgcgcgaccGGGGCGCTCCAGTCCTTCTCTGCCCGCCGcgcgtcctcctcgccgccgccgggctcggCCTCATCACGGGCGCCGACGACTTCCTCTACGCCTGGGGGCTCAAGTTCCTGCCCGTCTCCACCTCCGCGATCCTCATCTCGACGCAGCTGGTGTTCACGGTGCTCTTCGCGTTCCTCCTCGTGGGGCAGCGGCTGACGGCGCCGACCATGAACGCTGTGGCGCTGCTGACGGTGGGCGCCGTCGTGCTGGGGCTGCACGTCTCCTCCGACCGCCCCGCGGGGGTCACCAGGGGCCAGTACTGGCTGGGCTTCGCGCTCACCCTCGGCGCCGCGGTGCTGTACGGGGTCTTCATGCCGCTGGTCGAGCTCGCGTACAggtgcgccgcgggcggcggccgcgccctgACGTACGCGGTGGCCGTGGAGCTGCAGCTGGTCATCGGGTTCGTCGCCACCGCGTTCTGCACCGCCGGCATGGTCGTCAACAAGGACTTCCAGGTACGTGCCACACGTGTCGCCACTGTTGCGTATGCCTATGCCTACGCCTACGTGCTACTTCTTCGTTCTCCGCTAGCCGCTCGCAAATGCACACGTTGATTGAGCTAGCAATACCATATATGTTGTTGGAATGTGACGAGGAGCACACAGTGCATAGCGTGTGGAGCGATCAGTCCCTCCAGGCATCCTATCGATAGTCGATTcgttcctttctttcttttcgaGAGGATCCGGTCGATCCGTTCTGTGCTCGATAACGTGGAGTTGTCGATTCTAAGAGCAACTGCAGACTGCAGTGCAGTTAGTTGCCCAGTGGAGTGAGTGCTCGGTGTTGGTGTTCAGTCCCATACGGTCACACTGCATGCGTGTTGGGACTCGGCTAGCCTCTGTATACTAGAGTAGCTGCCGATCGATGTGCACGGCTCCACGCCCccttaataaaaaaaaatgtgttttcTGCACTTCTGCTTGACACTGACACCAGTCAAAGCCCAATGACAACTGCGGAACTCCCTCCAACGCCATGGAATATTGGGATGAGAGCCTGCCTACTACCTACTCTACTCTGCACCGCATCCAATAATAGTAGCACCGCCCATTAAATGGTTAAACCCACGCGGTCCGCGTGATGGCGAGTGCCGTCGACCCGTCGTGGCCTCGTGGCTACAGATCGAGTCGCCGGCCTGACACAGCCGGGAAGGAGTTGGCACTGCATGCGGCATCGCCGTACTGCCAGCGCCAGGCCGTAGAAGGTTTGCGTTGGCGGCTAAAAGGTTCAGTGATGGTAGATCGAGTACCCGTTAGCAACTTTAAGCCAGCACAAATGACGCTATGTGCTACTGGGTGCTCAGATCGTTCCGTGCTGGCGGGTGACgttagccacccgccagcacagaggctTTCTGTGCTAGCGGGCAGTTATatcacccaccagcacagttGATTTTTCAATTAAAAAAAGCATACCCGTCGCAATCAGGTCGTTGCCGACCGTCGCCCGCCCCACCGACCGTCGTCGCCTGCCGAAGACGACCATCTTTGCTTCGGCAACAACCACCGCGCACGCTGAAGATGACAAAGCTAGTCGCCCCACCGCTCCCACCAAAGCTGCCGCCCGTCGAAGCCtgcccgccgccgaagccgccgccgctgaagcCGCGCCCACTGTGCCCGCCGAAGCCACCACCGCCCGCTGAAGCCACGCCGCCGtccgcccaccgcccgccgaagccgccccaccgcccgccCCTCCCGCTGGCTCCTGGAGATAAGGGTGGGAGGCTAGGAGATACGATAAAATGAAGATAAGGATGGGAGGCCCGGAGATAAGATAAGGGGGGTGTAGTGGGCTCTGTGCTGACGGGCTACCTaagcgcccgccagcacagagcccaCTGTGCTAGTGGGTACTAAACCCGGCGATCCCGATCACTTTTATGCTAACGGGTGCTAATTTCGTCCGCTAACAAAGCCCGATGGATGTGGGAGATTACAGGCCCATTTCCCTTCTCAATTCGACCCTAAAGATAATCACTAAACTTCTGACGACAAGGCTGCAACAGGTGATCATGGGTCTGATTCACCAAAACCAATATGGATTCATCAAAACTAGGAGCATTCAGGACTGTCTAGCATGGACTTACGAATACTTACACATCTGCAAAAGGTCTAAAAGGGAGCtaatcatcctcaaactggattTTGAGAAGGCTTTTGATAGAATTGAGCACAGGGCTATATTGGAAGTACTAAAGCAAAAAGGCTTTGGGCCCAGATGGTTGAATTGGATCCAAGACATTCTAGGAACAGGAACCTCTTCAGTCTTGCTAAATGGAGTTCCAGGGAGAGTGTTCCACTGCAAAGGGGGAGTAAGGTAAGGAGATCCTGTATCTCCTCTCCTTTTCGTTTTGGCAGCCGATTTACTTCAAACCATAGTGAATCATGAAAAAGACTTAGGAAATTTCAAACTTCCCATACCACATGGAGCAGGAGAAGATTTTCCAATAGTgcaatatgctgatgacactCTGCTTTTCATGGAAGCTTGTCCCAGGCAACTATTGAAATTGAAAGAAATCTTGCATATATTTGCCTTGTCAACGGGTTTGAGGGTTAATCATGGGAAATCGACAATGATGCCCCTGAATATCACAAATGAAAGATTAGCCAATCTAGCAAACATCTTTGAGTGCCAACATAGTACACTGCCATTCACTTACTTAGGATTTCCCTTGGGAACGGCCAAGCCAAACATTGAACACTTCATACCGCTATTACAGAGAATTGAAGGGAGATTAAACTCGATGTCAATGTTCCTAAGTCAAGGGGGAAAGCTGGAAATGGTCAATTCAGTGTTATCATCGTCGGCTGTGTTCTACATCTCCACCATCAGACTGCATAAAGGTGTGGTAAAACAAATAGATAAATTCAGAAAATACTGCTTATGGAGGGGGGCGGACCCTAGTTCTAGAAAGCCTTCAAAAGCAGCATGGCCAATGGTGTGTGTACCTAAGGATTGTGGGGGTCTTGGAATTATCAGCATCAATGCACACAATGAGGCACTCCTAATGAAATTTCTGCACAAATTTTACACAAAGGCAGATACTCCATGGGTCAATTTGCTCTGGAACAGCTACTATAATAATGGTACATTACCAGGTACACAACCTAAAGGATCTTTCGGGTGGAAGGATGTTCTTAAGACTCTTGATAAATTCAAGGGCATTACTTCGGCTACGATAGCTGATGGATCAACAGTTTTTTTCTGGCATGATCTCTAGAATGGAATAATACCAAGCCAAGCATACCCAGAGCTGTTTTCATTTGCCAAAGAAACTAATAGCACATACAAGGCAGCAACTAGACGGACACCTTTCATTCAAAACTTCAACCTTCCTCTTTCTGCAGAAGCTCATAGCCAATTCTTAGACCTGCAACAATTCATTGATCGAAGCATGCCAGCTGAAAGCAATGATATTTGGTCTTATATATGGGGAACAACGAATTTTTCGACACAGAAAGCCTATAAAACAATCATTGGCCAACGAGTTGTACATCCAAGCTTTAATTGGTTATGGAGGTCAAAATGCCagaaaaaaacacaaaatatTCTTCTGGTTGCTACTCAAAGATCAACTGAGCACAAGGGATCTATTGGGGAGAAGACACATGCAACTGGAGGCACACACCTGCGAATTGTGTATTTGGCAGAAAAGAGAAACAGTTAAACACCTCTTCTTTTGCTGTAGATTTGCCAAAGCCTGCTGGAACAGCATAAGGGTAACTTATATCTCGACAAGAACGACTACGAACATCATCtcacaaataaaagataaattaCAGGTACCCTTCTACATGGAAATCATTACTTTGATGGCATGGAGTATCTGGACAACAAGAAATGGTTGGTTATTCAACAACTTGGAACCAACTCCAAGGATATGCACAAACAAATTCATCTCTGAATTCAAAGACATATTGCTGAGAGCAAAACTAAGAAATCTACAACAAATGGAAATTTGGCTTCAAGTGTTTACCCCCCTTTAGCAGGGGTACAATGTTTTCTTTCCCTCCCCATCTTCTTAATcttgtttccttttccttccttttttgatattttttattttaatttgtatTACTTCTAcaactttttttaatatataaccagtaggggGCTTGCATCCCTCctgtttcctcaaaaaaaatttcatccGCTAACACGTTAATTTCGacgtgccagcacaaatcatttCTGACTTAGTGCAGTCTGCCATTAACACGAGCACGCACGCCGTTTCCCTTCTTGCGCGGCTCGGTCGGTGCGTCCACCTATGGACAGTCCTTCACTCGCTCCTTCGTCCTTCCCACTGATTGCGTTTTTGCATCTGATCTACCGAGCTGCTGATAGTCCTGTGGTTGGGCTTTCAACAGGCCGATTGGCTATTGTACTCCTTTGTAAGATGGGCCTGTGATCGTCAGCATCTGGCATGCATTTTCTCTGACGACGTTCGGCCGAGCCACTTGTTTACAATGCCCCAGTGTGTGCTCCCAGCAGATAATACTCACTGGCCACTGCTTCCGTACTGTGACCACACACATCAGGAGAACGGAAAACGGAGAAAATCGGCCGTGCACGGTTGGTCTTACGCCTCTGGCCGGTCGACATCCACACCGCGCATTGCGATAGCTCCATTAACACCTGAAGACGACATGTCATTCAAGACGTCCACCATCGGTTAACGACACCACACTCGGCTGGAACGCTGGATCCGCGGAGAGCCAAGAGCATAGGCTGCGTCTTATCTGCTTCACTTGGATATTTCAAATACTTTTATTTCATGAAAAAGGAGGGATTGACACTCCTactacatactccctccgttctaaattgtaggtcattttgacttttctaggttcatagatattattatgcacctagactatctcgatgcataataatatctatgaactaaaaaagctaaaacaacctacaatttagaacaaAGGGAATATTAGAAAGCGAAGGGGGAAGTGTCACCAAATTACAACCAAGTAGTAGTACTTACAAATTTTCAAGGTTTCGTTTGGATGTGGTTGAATTTGCTTTGAGATTCATGAGTTGCCATAACTTCAAATTTAGGGATATACAAATATCCCAAACTTAGGTCAAAGATGCACtcaaataaaaagaaatccTTAAAATTCACAAAAGAGCCAAacatcatatttttttaatttgataGACTTAATTAccattgacaacaaaagctatTTGATCTAACATGTTCTACATGATCAGCTTTGCTATTATGAAAAATTAAGCCAACTACCCCAATATATGCTTGATTTTGATTAATACCCACCTATACGTACCTCTATGAAAAGACTAATAAAAATACCCGAATAGTTACTTATAAGTTATTAGTTCTGCTATTATGACGAAATTAACCCAAAGAGCTTAAATACCTTCTTCCAAATTATCCACACCTATAGCATTATAACAAAATTAACCTAAAATGACATGGTCCCATACTCCTAGACCATTGGGGGCTTGTGCACAAAAGTACGATTTGGTTACGGTTTCTTGTGTCAAGTAATGTGATTTGAGTGTAGGTCACTTCCCTGCATATATAATTGATTTCGTGGGGTAAAATATTGGAGTTGAACCAACTAGTGGTGACTTAGATATCCTAAGGAAGTCGTGATATCATTCCTCCTTAGCACGCATATCACATCCGTTTGCGTCTTTTTTTAATAACAATCAGATGTATAAGTGATACATTTCTCTTGGTTACCATCGATCATATTCTAAGTAGTATACCAATATATTTGTTTCACTATCCCAGTCAGTGGCTCTAGATCATTGCCCCTTAAGCATGTGGTTCTAGATCATTGGAACCATTTAAAGTCCTCCCCTCTAGTAATCGACCTAATCTCTTCTTAGGAAGTGTTTAGGCTCTAAATTATCAACATGTTGCAACAGATTGTACTCCAATTCTTATCAAGCTCATCTAAACTTACTTCTTTTTTCCATGCACCAAAATAATTCTTCTTAGCTAATTCACTTCAAAAATGCCTTATTTTAAACTTCGGAATGCAATGCATAAATTGTATTTTTTGTATCACCCATTTTGCCAAAGAAATGAAGTCATGCTAACCAACAAAGTTCAAATAAATTTGAACAAAAGGTTGATTGGCATTATGCAATGATGTTCTAGTATAAGTAGCAAAGGAGTGTAGTGAGAAATTTATTTATAGTTAAAGGCTTGCACCATGATATAGGAATTTTTTGCTCCATTCTAAGCTCACAAGAATACGAACTACCCAGCAAAGTAAACTTGTGACCTGACAGCTCTATCACCTCTCTCATCCAATCATTCAATGATGGCGTTGAAGAAGAATTGACAAATGTTACCAAATGTCGTTATTCTTTTCGACTGGACTTGTAATAATGATTAATTCCCCTTCGATCATTATCTACAGAATTTTCTTTGTAGCCAGAGTGGACTAATTCAGACAAAAATCATTTTAGATTTTGCATGAGTAGCACCATATATAATAGACTCTAAAATCCATTTATTGCTGTCTCTTTTGGAGATGAAATTTCACATAAAAGTCCATATAAGATACCCCTCCAATACTAAAATGTGGCTAGATTGATGCCTAGTAAAAGTGCCTCCAGATTTTCTATGAGTAGTGTAGAGGTCCCGTTTTAAAGAAAATTCCCCACTGACACAAACGGTGCTAAGACAATGAACATAAAATTTTCTTTCTATTGTAGTTTCAAGTACAGTAGTAATATCTCGATGTTATCCAATAGAGGAATATGATCAAGAGGAACCTATCTTTAGACATGTTCGTTCTGAAGACCTCTATTAGAACTGATTTCATGATCCCCGTAAGATCTCATCTAGCCTAATTGCAACTAATTAGCAATTAATTAACTGACCAGAGGAGATGTAGATGCCGGCCGCTTTGGCCACTGATGTTCATGTGCCTGCTCGACACCGCAGATGAGTTCGTTTAGCGCGAGATGTCATTGTGTCAGTGTTGATGACCGATGGTGATCCGATCCTGCAGAGGTCGACGGTGGTCTTCAAATCTCCACATCCCTCCTTGATCCGTAAGATTGGGGTGTGGTTTTATTCTCCCGTGCCTATTCTTGCTCCAGGTTTAACCAATCAAGAACCCCTTCTTATATAGCAGGCGTGCAGTTGGGAACTCTAACATGTGCTAAGTGTGAAAACGTGCGTTTGCATTTGATTGATCTTGGCACAACAAGAGTTAGGGAACCCTAGTTACTACTATGTTCATGGTTCGCGATTGTGGTAGATGAGCCTAGAGATAAGATGAATGAAGTAACTGACAGGAAAGAGGTCGAGGTGCGATCCCATACAACAAATCATTGGCCCACAATCGTATAGGTGCATGTACTAGTAATCTACCAAATTAAACTCCTTGTACATGGTCCAGACACTTCTAACAGGTGCAAACATTACACTATTAGGCTATTAGCCACGTTATTTGTACAGGTCATCCTTCAAGTGGCATCCCCTGTGTGATGTGATCTTGACAGTTGCTAATTATAATTAATACACACGGTCCTGTGCACTACGCCCCTCATCTTCAGAGAGTGGGATTATAAATCCTTGACCGGTGCCATCATCACCGTTGCCTAGTGCTAGTTGCCTTGCTCGAAACGACCAAACCTACCACGAGCTGAGGCGGACGCAAGCCATCCTCGATCTTGTCCGTCTCGTGCACATACACATATATAGACACAGCCACACAGGCACGGCTCGCCGCAGCACGACCTTCACCATGGACATGGAAGCGGGAAGTGACTCACCACCCGCGCGCGGGCGCAGCAAGGCGATGCACCGCCTCCTGGTGGCGCCCAACTGCGTGATGCTCGGGGTCGGCGTCACGGGCGGGCAGCTCCTCAGCCGCCTCTACTTCAACAAGGGCGGCCACCGGCAGTGGCCGCGTGGTTCCAGACCGCCGGCTGGCCGCTGTTGCTGATCGCCGTGGCGGCCGCctacgccggccgccgcgcgcgcgaccGGGGCGCCAGGTTCCTGCCCACCCCGCCGCGCATACACCTGGCCGCCGCGGGGATCGGCCTCATCATCGGCGCCGACAATTTCCTCTACGCCTACGGGCTGGAGTTCCTACCCGTCTCCACCTCCGCGATCCTCATCTCGACACAGCTCATCTTCACGGTGCTCTTCGCGTTCCTCATCGTGCGGCAACGGCTGACGGCGCCGACCGTGAACGCCGTGGCGCTCCTGACGGCGGGCGCCGTCGTGCTGGGCCTGCACGTGTCCTCCGACCGCATCGCGGGCGTCAGCAGGGGCCAGTACTGGCTGGGCTTCGTGCTCACCCTCGGCGCCGCGGTGCTGTACGGGCTGATCATGCCGCTGGTCGAGCTCGCGTACAAGCACGCCGCGGACGGCGGGCGCGCCGTGACGTACGCGCTGGTGGTGGAGATGCAGCTGGTGATGGGGTTCGTCGCCACCGCGTTCTGCACCGTCGGCATGATCGTCAACAAAGACTTCCATGTGCGTGCCACGTGTCGACTACCCCTTTCACTTCTGCACTAGCCTGGCCATGCACATCGAGCAATATTACAGGATCAATCCGTCCAATCGTTCGGTTTCTTTGTTGGAGGATCCTTCAGGAAGCTTGCAGTTTGATGCCCAGTGAAGTGGGTGCTCGGTGTCCGACGGTCACAACTCACACCTCACCTGATTGGGACATCTCCTTCTCCTGAGCCCTGCCCCTCCGACAGCGTGCTGCCTCCCGCGCGGTAGCTGGCTGCAGATCCGTAGGCTTTACGTGTACCCAAAAGGCCGAAAAGGGTGATGCTTACAACATGCTTCTCAAAATAATCTTTTCAGTCAAAGGATCATACTGTCCCTTGTCCCCTCAATCAAAATCGGACGGCCAACATGCCTTCTTCTACCCTCCGATCGCGGCAGATTATTTTCCTCTCCTCGTGCAGACGCAGCTCCATTACTCTTCTGCCTCCTCTCATCTTTAGCGGCACCCCAcgatttttttagattaagaaaGATTAAGGAACATTGCCCGGCTCGATCATCCCCAAATGGATATCTACAGCCACCAACTTACAACCTGGACACAATACATACAGCTCTTAGGCTGCTCCTGAAACTTCAGGTTCCAAAACAAAGTTCAAACAAGACTAAACTAGGTCTCTGAAACTTCTTTGGATCGAACTACGACAGACAAGCTCCCAAGTTTAGAGACAGTTTCCCAGATAAACTGAAGAAAGACCCACACCACCAGCACATAAACCTTTCAAGATCTGCCCTGACACTAGATAGCCTAAGGCAACAATCTTCTCCTAAAGTTCCATCCATATTTATTGAAGAAATCCAAAGCAGTGATTTCAAGTTGGCTAAAGTTTTTCTTCAAATcaattttctcttcctctttagaAAGCATCACCCGTACCCTTGCCCAATAAATCCCTTTGAAAATTACCTGCAAAAAAGAGTTAGTGATAGTTCCTTTGAACAACACATCATTTCTATTCAACCAAATAGCCCAACACAGGGCAGAAGCCCCTGCAATCATCTGGTTTCTATGTTTCCGAGGATAACCTCTAGCCCAAGAACCAGCATATTAGGACCACTAACAGGCGGTTGAATtccaaatgaaaagaaaactGTACTCCAAATGCGTCTTGCTAAGTGGCAATCAAAGAATAGGTGTTGCACCGTCTCTTCTTCGTTGCAAAAACAACACTTGGTACTACCTTGCCATCTTCTCTTTGCAAGATTGTTCTTTGTTAGGATCACTCCCTTTTTCAAATACCATAAGAATACTTTGATCTTTAATGGTATTTTTAACTTCCATGCTGCACACAAGGAGAGAGTTCCTTCAGCTTGCATTAGCTCTCTATATGGATTTTACTGAGAATTCTTTGCTTTTGTTTAAGTTCCAACACTATCTTTCTAATTGTCCAAGCCATGATCTACTAATTCAGCCACCAATTTTAGCCAATCATTTAATTTGTCTCCTGTAAGAGCTCTTCTGAATGATACATTCAGGGGGACAGCTCCACAGACCTTGGCCACAGTGTCATCTTTCCTCCTAGCTATGTTGAACAAAGATGGGAATCTCTCCTTGAGAGCTTCCTTTCCAATCCATACATCTTCCTTGAATCTAGTTTTCTTTCCATTATACACTTCAAACCTATCCATTGCCATGAATTGATCCTTTATTTCCATGAGTCCAGCCCAAAATTGTGAatctcccttt harbors:
- the LOC117844913 gene encoding purine permease 3 isoform X1; protein product: MDLEARNHSPPARSKSTTMRRLLMALNCVLLGVGITGGQLLSRLYYNNGGHRQWLSAWLQTAGWPLLLIPVAGSYASRRARDRGAPVLLCPPRVLLAAAGLGLITGADDFLYAWGLKFLPVSTSAILISTQLVFTVLFAFLLVGQRLTAPTMNAVALLTVGAVVLGLHVSSDRPAGVTRGQYWLGFALTLGAAVLYGVFMPLVELAYRCAAGGGRALTYAVAVELQLVIGFVATAFCTAGMVVNKDFQAIPREAKHFELGEARYYTVLVWSAVLWQCFFLGAVGVIFCVHTLLAGILIAVFIPVTEVAAVIFLHEKFSSEKGVALVLSLWGLASYSYGEWSDSRAKKKAEAAAEGQAS